One region of Acomys russatus chromosome 8, mAcoRus1.1, whole genome shotgun sequence genomic DNA includes:
- the Ccdc74b gene encoding coiled-coil domain-containing protein 74B has protein sequence MSGARVVAGARPLSSAAPGSRGASRPRLRPPAGQQHAGPQPASIGLSEAQKRILDLEKSLQFLQQQHSETLVKLHEEIEHLKRENKDLHYKLIMNEKPQKKGSISTASLHSGKSISNSTVSANSQGKTRPHPSSKKQELKSDALQKTDLEEHSLSSAAHSSRLDRVPGAQGQAKDEDAEASNSGATLVGGSHGRQGTGMAPLLSLPPHLRKPTTVQQCEVVIRQLWNANLLQAQELQHLKSLLEGNQRPKAAAEEAGLGSPKDQESMQFPRVATKSLTKKCLILSPMPAAERGILPALKQSLKSNFAERQKRLQVVQSQRLHRSVLLSRRPGARPSSLDSGSHQPYFSATRNSKADRTHDR, from the exons ATGAGCGGGGCCCGGGTGGTGGCCGGGGCGCGGCCCCTCAGCTCCGCGGCCCCGGGCTCCCGGGGTGCGTCCCGCCCACGCCTGCGCCCTCCCGCCGGCCAGCAGCACGCGGGGCCGCAGCCGGCTTCGATCGGACTCAGCGAGGCGCAGAAGCGCATCCTGGACCTGGAGAAGAGCCTGCAGTTCCTACAGCAGCAGCACTCGGAGACGCTGGTCAAACTCCACGAGGAGATCGAGCACCTGAAGCGGGAGAACAAGG ATCTCCACTACAAGCTAATCATGAATGAGAAGCCTCAGAAAAAAG GCAGCATCTCCACAGCGAGCCTTCACTCCGGCAAGTCCATCTCCAATTCCACAGTGTCCG CCAACTCTCAAGGAAAGACCAGGCCCCATCCCAGCTCCAAGAAGCAAGAGCTGAAGTCTGATGCCCTCCAAAAGACAGACCTGGAAGAGCACTCACTCAGCAGTGCTGCCCACAGCAGCAGGCTGGACAGAGTCCCTGGGGCGCAGGGACAGGCCAA AGACGAGGATGCAGAGGCCTCTAATTCAGGGGCCACATTGGTGGGGGGCAGCCATGGCCGGCAAGGGACAGGGATGGCCCCCTTACTGAGCCTGCCCCCGCACCTGCGCAAGCCCACCACAGTGCAGCAGTGTGAGGTGGTCATCCGTCAGCTGTGGAACGCCAACCTCCTGCAGGCCCAGGAG CTACAGCACCTCAAGTCACTCCTGGAAGGGAACCAAAGGCCCAAAGCTGCAGCTGAGGAGGCTGGACTGGGCTCTCCAAA GGACCAGGAGTCCATGCAGTTTCCCAGGGTCGCCACCAAGAGCCTTACTAAGAAGTG CCTAATTCTGAGCCCCATGCCTGCGGCAGAGCGCGGCATCCTGCCAGCGCTGAAACAGAGCCTGAAGAGCAACTTTGCTGAGCGGCAGAAAAGGCTGCAAGTAGTGCAGAGCCAGCGTCTGCACCGCTCAGTGCTGCTGAGCCGGCGCCCTGGAGCCCGGCCGTCCTCTCTCGATAGCGGTTCACACCAACCCTACTTTTCAGCCACGCGGAATTCCAAGGCAGACAGAACCCATGACAGATAA